The Deltaproteobacteria bacterium genome window below encodes:
- a CDS encoding LysR family transcriptional regulator, with translation MARDLNVDQIKKLWILQLVIEEGSLKKASLRAKVTPSAVSQTVTALEQSYGRPLLVREKNGVVPTADAVAVLEIVRPAFEAFERLRAYSDVPLPKVSWISFGTYESIAVDVLPGFVRSLKVKLPSVRLSVRISRTANLLTMVRKGELCSALITETDDLDRFYVKEVAEDRLGFFVGRGHPMLKLGWSSLEKYSYGSLSSGKDGLPRYFTKFLKGAGSLKPNLVSDSFEALRAAGAAGVVPVVLPARVARRNDDLVEITPHNLRDTGRHRLLIVSQASCDRQETDFVANEASVHLRRQNV, from the coding sequence ATGGCAAGAGACCTCAATGTCGATCAAATTAAAAAGCTCTGGATTCTTCAACTTGTGATAGAGGAGGGGAGTCTTAAGAAAGCTTCTCTTCGAGCAAAGGTGACCCCGAGCGCCGTTTCACAGACTGTGACGGCACTTGAGCAATCTTATGGGCGTCCACTTCTTGTTCGTGAAAAAAATGGGGTAGTACCGACAGCGGACGCGGTAGCTGTACTCGAAATTGTTCGACCGGCCTTCGAAGCGTTCGAACGCCTTCGAGCCTACTCGGATGTACCGCTACCGAAAGTCAGCTGGATCAGTTTCGGGACATACGAAAGTATAGCGGTCGATGTGCTACCAGGTTTTGTTCGAAGTTTAAAAGTAAAGCTACCTAGTGTTCGTCTGAGTGTGAGAATAAGTCGCACGGCCAATCTTTTGACGATGGTTCGAAAAGGCGAATTGTGCTCGGCGCTGATCACAGAAACCGACGACCTTGATCGGTTTTATGTCAAAGAGGTCGCGGAAGATAGACTGGGATTTTTTGTCGGCCGCGGGCATCCCATGCTGAAGCTAGGATGGAGCTCTTTGGAAAAGTACAGCTATGGATCTCTTTCGTCAGGTAAAGATGGACTTCCCCGTTACTTCACGAAATTTCTGAAAGGCGCAGGAAGCCTAAAGCCAAATCTTGTAAGCGACAGTTTTGAGGCGTTGCGCGCGGCAGGCGCAGCCGGTGTGGTGCCAGTGGTTTTACCAGCGAGAGTCGCCAGACGTAACGATGATCTCGTCGAGATCACTCCGCATAATCTGCGCGATACTGGCCGGCATCGCTTGCTGATCGTAAGCCAAGCGTCCTGTGACCGTCAGGAAACAGATTTCGTCGCCAACGAGGCGTCCGTTCATTTGAGACGACAAAACGTTTAA
- a CDS encoding SDR family NAD(P)-dependent oxidoreductase, translated as MKISGARVLVTGGNRGIGLALAEAFKSAGAEVTVGVRDPSLVKGFKALELDLGSRGSIESALPDILKCEFDILVNNAGLLTGGLLEDQPLDEIYAMYQVNLVGLTHLTRAVLPGMVARGRGKIINNSSVSGVMNFPMASTYSAAKTGVIALSACLNAELSGTGVSALVMVTPGVKTRMFDEIPKKYGAKMDLALLEGAIRPEDWAAKVIEAVLDDRDILLPSGSTRVGLLLARYTPKAFNAFVGTKFQRSGG; from the coding sequence ATGAAAATCTCTGGCGCGCGGGTTTTGGTAACGGGCGGTAACCGAGGAATTGGACTGGCACTCGCGGAAGCGTTCAAGAGCGCCGGCGCGGAAGTGACTGTTGGAGTTCGTGACCCGTCCCTGGTCAAAGGTTTCAAGGCGCTCGAACTAGATTTGGGATCACGGGGCTCGATTGAATCTGCTCTGCCTGATATTTTAAAATGTGAGTTTGATATTCTGGTCAACAATGCAGGCTTGTTGACTGGCGGATTGTTGGAAGATCAGCCGCTCGACGAGATCTATGCAATGTACCAAGTGAATCTGGTTGGACTCACGCATCTCACTCGCGCAGTTCTACCTGGAATGGTGGCAAGAGGTCGGGGAAAAATAATTAACAACTCGAGCGTTTCGGGCGTCATGAATTTTCCAATGGCGTCGACCTATTCAGCGGCAAAGACCGGAGTGATTGCATTGTCGGCCTGTCTAAACGCAGAGCTCAGTGGAACCGGTGTTTCTGCTCTGGTGATGGTCACTCCGGGAGTAAAAACGCGGATGTTTGATGAGATTCCAAAAAAGTACGGAGCAAAAATGGATCTCGCCCTTTTAGAAGGTGCCATTCGTCCAGAAGATTGGGCTGCAAAAGTCATTGAGGCGGTTCTGGATGATCGCGATATTTTACTTCCGTCCGGATCGACACGCGTTGGTCTTCTGCTGGCGCGCTATACTCCGAAGGCCTTCAACGCGTTTGTTGGGACCAAATTTCAACGATCAGGTGGGTAG
- a CDS encoding cation:proton antiporter, translating into MIHLPNLISDLGVILVTAAIVTILFRKMKQPVVLGYIIAGFLVGPGFPFFPTVKEPDSIRVWAEIGVIFLLFGLGLEFSFKKLARVGKSAGVTALFEITAMMGLGFLTGLALGWSKMDALFLGGMVSISSTSIIMRAFDELGLKGQRFSALVFGVLIFEDLVAILVLVLLSTVAVTQTLSGSELLGSSLKLTFFLLLWFLVGIYLLPSFLNRIRNVLTDETAVVVAIGLCLLMVMIATGVGFSPALGAFVMGSLIAETREAKRIDHLLHPVRDLFAAVFFVSVGMLLKPDVLVTYWFEILVLSFVIIGGKLTSATIGALVAGRPLREAVHAGVSLTQIGEFSFIIATLGLTLKVTSDFLYPIAVAVSILTSFTTPYLLRFAGPLCDRIEKVLPKTARQLLERYQLAANQEQTESHLGILIWKSFGARLLFGSILTIAVGLAFDHFVLPFAEGMFGPSIWLSAGLTAFGLTLAAPFLWAVVFGGSTDSLKESEASRLARLKPGFLLARALLAFLLVTFLMNVFDPGSSILGALAGLATVGFLLTAKFAAPIYERIETRFVQNLENSDHTPAPVHRPLLAPWDATLSEMVVSPNSEIVGQTLMGSGLKDRYGIMISLIERGSQRVLAPTRDFVLMPYDRLFVIGQDSQIFFARKFIEESAIEPNDLSVTAFGLVPLLIQSSNDALSRYIGSSLRDCGLREDAEGIVVGIERDRTRTLNPDSSWVIADGDLIWLVADMVKVKALAKDHFVPGANATPV; encoded by the coding sequence ATGATTCATCTTCCAAACCTCATATCTGATCTCGGCGTCATCCTAGTCACTGCAGCGATCGTGACCATCTTGTTCAGAAAGATGAAGCAACCGGTTGTCCTCGGATATATCATCGCCGGATTCTTGGTTGGACCCGGCTTCCCATTTTTTCCAACCGTAAAGGAGCCTGATAGCATTCGGGTTTGGGCCGAAATAGGCGTCATTTTCTTGCTCTTCGGATTGGGGCTTGAATTCAGCTTCAAAAAGCTGGCGCGGGTCGGAAAAAGTGCAGGAGTAACAGCTCTTTTTGAAATTACCGCGATGATGGGGCTCGGATTTTTGACCGGCCTTGCGCTTGGCTGGTCAAAAATGGATGCGCTTTTTTTAGGAGGAATGGTTTCCATCTCTTCTACCTCCATCATCATGCGTGCGTTCGATGAATTGGGCTTAAAAGGGCAACGTTTTTCAGCTCTGGTTTTCGGCGTCTTGATTTTCGAAGATCTGGTGGCGATCTTAGTACTTGTCTTACTGTCGACGGTCGCAGTCACGCAAACGCTATCCGGTTCCGAATTGCTCGGTTCGTCGCTCAAACTCACTTTCTTTCTTTTGCTCTGGTTTTTAGTTGGAATCTACTTACTGCCATCTTTTTTAAATCGAATTCGAAATGTGCTCACGGACGAGACGGCTGTTGTTGTGGCAATTGGTCTTTGTCTTTTGATGGTCATGATCGCGACAGGGGTTGGCTTTTCACCGGCCCTCGGCGCGTTCGTCATGGGATCCTTGATTGCCGAGACTCGCGAAGCAAAACGGATCGATCATTTACTTCATCCCGTGCGGGACCTCTTCGCCGCTGTCTTTTTTGTTTCGGTCGGAATGCTATTAAAGCCTGATGTCCTAGTTACCTACTGGTTTGAAATTTTGGTGCTTTCTTTCGTTATCATTGGAGGAAAGTTAACGAGTGCGACGATTGGTGCGCTCGTCGCTGGTCGACCGCTGAGAGAAGCCGTACATGCCGGCGTCAGCTTGACTCAAATAGGTGAATTTTCCTTCATCATCGCAACGCTTGGTCTCACATTGAAAGTGACAAGCGATTTCCTTTACCCGATCGCGGTGGCAGTTTCTATATTGACGTCGTTCACGACTCCGTACCTTTTGAGGTTCGCCGGGCCACTCTGCGACAGAATTGAAAAGGTGCTACCGAAAACTGCCAGGCAGCTACTAGAACGCTATCAACTTGCAGCAAATCAAGAGCAAACTGAAAGCCACCTTGGAATTTTAATTTGGAAGTCATTTGGCGCACGGCTTTTGTTTGGATCCATTTTGACTATCGCCGTTGGGCTCGCGTTTGATCACTTTGTTTTACCGTTTGCTGAGGGTATGTTTGGGCCATCGATCTGGCTTTCGGCGGGCCTTACGGCCTTTGGCTTGACACTTGCCGCGCCCTTTCTCTGGGCCGTCGTTTTTGGTGGCTCGACGGACTCACTTAAAGAAAGTGAAGCATCTCGACTGGCGCGTTTGAAACCAGGATTTTTATTGGCACGAGCACTGTTAGCCTTTCTCTTGGTTACATTTCTCATGAATGTCTTTGACCCAGGTTCTTCCATTCTTGGCGCTCTTGCCGGGCTAGCAACCGTTGGCTTTCTCCTCACCGCAAAATTTGCGGCTCCGATCTACGAAAGAATTGAAACCCGTTTCGTCCAAAATCTTGAAAACTCTGACCACACTCCTGCACCGGTGCACCGGCCGCTTCTTGCACCGTGGGATGCAACACTTTCTGAAATGGTTGTTTCTCCTAACAGCGAGATTGTGGGGCAGACGTTGATGGGTTCGGGACTAAAGGATCGCTACGGTATTATGATTTCACTTATTGAGCGTGGCTCTCAGCGCGTTCTCGCTCCGACCCGCGACTTTGTGCTTATGCCTTATGATCGACTTTTCGTGATCGGTCAGGATTCGCAAATTTTCTTTGCTCGAAAATTTATCGAGGAAAGTGCCATTGAACCGAATGACCTCAGCGTTACTGCTTTTGGATTGGTACCACTTTTAATCCAATCGTCGAATGACGCTCTTTCGCGGTACATCGGATCCAGTCTTCGCGATTGCGGCTTGCGTGAAGATGCGGAAGGGATTGTAGTTGGAATTGAGCGCGATCGAACAAGAACGCTGAATCCCGACTCTTCCTGGGTGATTGCCGATGGCGATCTAATTTGGTTGGTGGCCGACATGGTGAAAGTGAAAGCCTTGGCGAAAGATCACTTTGTCCCCGGTGCCAATGCCACCCCAGTATAG
- a CDS encoding ABC-2 family transporter protein, producing MFRFMIAMMRTGFASAIEYRASFFTQVFGMMINDSLWVAFWILYFQRFPVLNGWGREDLFVLWAVITFSFGIAFGLFAQALRLSELISHGQLDYYLALPKNVLLHLLVGQIRPANLGDLFFGPVLLMLFVDMSPMKWVWYLIGGVLGGLIYLSFFVMAGSLAFYVGSSEGISSTIGNALIHFSTYPTRIFDGWTRVLLFTLIPAGFIAEVPVDLVRRFEWADLGLLLLAAVGFSSLAWWIFHRGLRRYESGNLIAMRS from the coding sequence ATGTTTCGATTTATGATTGCGATGATGAGGACTGGATTTGCATCGGCCATCGAATATCGTGCAAGTTTCTTCACTCAGGTTTTCGGCATGATGATCAACGATTCACTCTGGGTTGCATTTTGGATTTTGTATTTTCAACGTTTCCCAGTCTTAAATGGTTGGGGGCGTGAAGATCTGTTCGTGCTGTGGGCGGTGATCACCTTCTCGTTTGGTATAGCGTTCGGTCTGTTTGCACAAGCCTTGCGCTTGTCAGAACTAATCTCTCACGGTCAACTAGATTACTACTTAGCGTTGCCTAAAAATGTACTGTTGCATTTGTTGGTAGGACAGATTCGACCAGCAAATCTGGGTGATTTGTTTTTTGGCCCGGTTTTGCTGATGCTGTTTGTCGATATGTCGCCGATGAAATGGGTCTGGTACCTGATTGGCGGTGTACTTGGTGGTTTGATTTACTTGTCCTTTTTTGTCATGGCTGGCTCGCTTGCTTTCTACGTTGGATCAAGCGAAGGGATTTCGAGTACAATCGGCAATGCACTGATACATTTTTCGACATATCCGACTCGGATTTTCGATGGTTGGACCCGCGTCCTCTTATTTACGTTGATTCCGGCAGGCTTCATCGCGGAGGTTCCTGTCGATCTTGTGCGCCGTTTTGAGTGGGCCGATTTGGGCTTGCTTCTGCTTGCGGCGGTCGGATTTAGCTCGCTTGCCTGGTGGATTTTCCATCGCGGCTTACGGCGGTATGAATCAGGAAATCTGATTGCGATGCGGTCGTAG
- a CDS encoding DUF1304 domain-containing protein produces the protein MKYAILFSILPALIHVGFFALESIFWGHAKVNRIFNLRTKEQVEHTRLLALNQGYYNLFLAMAVLVGNAIFFSSETFGFSTELGMAIGKALVGYSLLSMIAAGLALYLSANNLRGFLLQAGPAALALAFVIF, from the coding sequence ATGAAATACGCCATTCTCTTTTCGATTTTGCCAGCCTTGATTCACGTCGGCTTCTTTGCTTTGGAAAGTATTTTCTGGGGCCACGCGAAAGTGAATCGGATCTTCAACCTTCGCACCAAAGAACAAGTGGAGCACACCCGCCTACTTGCTTTGAACCAAGGCTACTACAACTTATTTCTCGCTATGGCGGTTCTAGTTGGAAATGCTATATTCTTTTCTTCCGAAACATTTGGATTCAGCACAGAACTTGGGATGGCAATCGGGAAAGCACTCGTCGGCTACTCGCTACTCTCGATGATTGCCGCCGGATTAGCTTTGTATTTATCTGCAAATAATCTGCGCGGGTTTTTACTACAAGCGGGTCCGGCCGCTCTCGCACTCGCTTTCGTCATCTTCTAG
- a CDS encoding pirin family protein, translated as MTLNTNALLIDARVHDLGELTIRRVLPFARAGTVRRHVGPFVFLDHIGPIESERPLFVAEHPHIGLATATYLFEGEILHKDSLGSEQVIRERELNLMTAGKWITHIEQGLTEEVHGLQFWIALPQDEEQCEPSFHHLEGADLPTWTLGKDVVCQLLMGEYQGKFAETQFPSRAYFMVFDSASSKSHSLNLEIGERELALYVAEGTVTTQDHGVIVAGQLLVLDATFTGDQDGTSEPKMYPIELGPGTRLAVFGGDPLDGPRHMKWNYVASDEALIAQAEKKWKEQSEIPD; from the coding sequence ATGACTTTGAATACCAATGCTCTTTTGATTGATGCCCGTGTCCATGACCTTGGTGAATTGACCATTCGCCGGGTGCTTCCATTCGCTCGTGCAGGAACAGTACGACGCCACGTTGGCCCGTTCGTGTTTCTCGATCATATCGGCCCGATCGAATCCGAAAGGCCGCTATTCGTAGCCGAGCACCCTCACATTGGGCTCGCAACAGCGACCTACTTGTTCGAGGGTGAAATCCTGCACAAAGACTCGCTTGGAAGCGAACAGGTTATTCGCGAACGAGAACTCAATCTTATGACGGCCGGTAAATGGATCACTCATATTGAGCAGGGCCTCACGGAAGAGGTTCATGGGTTACAATTTTGGATTGCTCTTCCCCAAGACGAAGAGCAATGCGAGCCTTCTTTTCATCATCTTGAAGGAGCTGACCTTCCTACGTGGACGCTCGGGAAAGATGTCGTCTGCCAACTGCTGATGGGAGAATACCAAGGAAAGTTTGCTGAAACGCAGTTTCCATCTCGGGCGTATTTTATGGTTTTTGACTCAGCCAGTTCGAAATCACATAGCTTGAATCTTGAAATCGGAGAACGTGAACTTGCACTGTATGTTGCAGAAGGTACTGTCACGACGCAAGATCACGGGGTCATCGTGGCTGGTCAACTTTTAGTACTTGATGCAACCTTCACCGGAGATCAGGACGGAACGTCGGAACCAAAGATGTATCCAATTGAACTTGGACCTGGAACCCGCCTCGCCGTGTTCGGTGGGGACCCCCTGGATGGTCCCAGACACATGAAATGGAACTATGTCGCTTCAGACGAGGCGCTGATTGCGCAAGCAGAGAAAAAATGGAAAGAGCAGTCAGAAATCCCAGACTAG
- a CDS encoding ABC-2 family transporter protein has translation MYVNMRSMSLTSEAIKLFEIARITLRSRFRYLWDMIGSTLFLAVVMFVFNRLWTVTYATGGSKTLAGFTLDQMIWYLVATETIIMSMTPIHRHIEREIREGDVAIRLNKPYSFLGFHWSVFIGEGLLKAGILILIGGSVAMAMNGPIPFQLLSVPALFLTFLLTATLSFLYGSMIGLLAFWTEDVTGFYFIFDRIKWLLGGFLMPITLFPEWLFKIVEWMPFSLMIFRPASLAVKFDWSTWADLSMRQLALILFMGVIAQGVYRLGVRRLDVNGG, from the coding sequence ATGTACGTTAATATGAGATCGATGTCGCTTACCTCTGAAGCGATTAAGCTTTTTGAAATCGCAAGGATCACTTTGCGATCGCGCTTTCGATATCTTTGGGACATGATTGGGTCGACGCTGTTTTTGGCCGTCGTGATGTTCGTGTTCAATCGCCTTTGGACAGTGACCTACGCAACTGGTGGTTCGAAAACGCTGGCGGGTTTTACACTCGATCAAATGATTTGGTATTTGGTCGCGACCGAAACCATCATCATGTCGATGACGCCTATTCACCGGCACATCGAACGCGAGATTCGCGAGGGCGACGTCGCAATTCGTCTTAACAAACCCTATAGCTTTCTAGGTTTTCACTGGAGCGTTTTTATCGGTGAAGGCCTTTTAAAGGCGGGGATCCTGATCTTGATCGGCGGCAGCGTCGCGATGGCTATGAATGGACCGATTCCGTTTCAGCTATTAAGTGTGCCTGCCTTGTTTCTTACTTTTTTGCTGACAGCGACTCTCAGTTTTCTCTATGGCTCAATGATTGGACTCTTGGCTTTTTGGACGGAAGACGTCACTGGGTTTTATTTCATCTTTGATCGCATCAAGTGGCTCTTAGGAGGTTTTTTGATGCCGATCACTTTGTTTCCAGAATGGCTTTTTAAAATTGTCGAATGGATGCCATTTTCGCTGATGATCTTTCGTCCCGCAAGCTTAGCTGTAAAGTTTGATTGGTCGACTTGGGCGGATTTATCCATGCGTCAGCTTGCGCTAATTCTATTCATGGGTGTGATTGCCCAGGGCGTTTATCGATTGGGCGTGCGTCGGCTTGACGTCAACGGGGGCTAA
- a CDS encoding spondin domain-containing protein has product MKKYTSQKMPSNLGKTLTTTLATMLVAGLASIAAEAAPIMYTVKITNGSNMPLSPAAIYVRNGANAASELGLVATPGFVKLCQMGDAATRTAELRMDRLNTSVVQSAGPIAPGASVDVEISVNDTKAQSLHFETMYGKSKDVCGLASVGSHTLQALKAHVSTASISHDRTVVTGVFEDAKFDGGYLNADECKTAKDAVSCLREISVPQAMPSAIRAFSGYLASVEMGLEERFGAKEVLGITLPTSGGIQIEVKLKH; this is encoded by the coding sequence ATGAAAAAGTACACTTCGCAGAAAATGCCCTCGAATCTAGGCAAGACCTTGACCACGACGCTGGCCACGATGCTGGTTGCGGGCCTTGCATCCATCGCTGCAGAAGCAGCACCGATCATGTACACGGTGAAAATCACCAATGGGTCTAACATGCCACTTTCGCCTGCCGCTATCTACGTTCGCAACGGAGCAAATGCTGCGAGTGAGCTGGGCCTCGTCGCGACACCAGGCTTCGTGAAGCTCTGCCAAATGGGCGACGCCGCAACCAGAACCGCCGAACTTCGCATGGACAGATTGAACACGTCGGTCGTGCAGTCGGCTGGCCCAATTGCCCCTGGCGCATCTGTTGACGTCGAGATCAGCGTGAACGACACGAAAGCGCAAAGTCTCCACTTCGAAACTATGTACGGTAAATCGAAGGACGTGTGCGGCCTAGCGAGCGTCGGAAGCCACACGCTGCAAGCCCTGAAAGCACATGTTTCAACGGCGAGCATTTCCCACGACCGCACTGTTGTTACAGGCGTTTTTGAAGACGCGAAATTTGATGGTGGGTACCTTAACGCCGATGAATGCAAAACTGCGAAAGACGCTGTCAGCTGTCTTCGCGAAATCTCTGTTCCGCAAGCAATGCCGTCAGCAATTCGCGCTTTCAGTGGCTACCTTGCAAGCGTGGAAATGGGACTCGAAGAAAGGTTCGGCGCGAAAGAAGTGTTGGGCATCACGCTGCCAACATCTGGCGGAATTCAAATTGAAGTAAAGCTGAAACACTAA
- a CDS encoding nitroreductase family protein, which produces MESRLTTKFEPQIMPTTYEHQASSPLEVSHDLLNTMLKRRSIRSFSNRAIELGVFENAVKIAASAPSGANRQAWFFAIIQNPEVKKQIRDAAEKVEFEFYHEKAPATWLEDLKPFGTNHQKPYLTEASTLIAVFSRTCIENREKPDAPLRAYYPIESTGIATGFLISALHQSGIATLTHTPKPMYFLNQVLKLDKTYRPFMIIVAGYPKIPIALPEISRKPFSEVSNFY; this is translated from the coding sequence ATGGAATCACGCTTAACGACCAAATTTGAGCCGCAGATAATGCCGACGACTTACGAACATCAAGCTTCTAGTCCGCTTGAGGTCTCGCACGACCTTTTGAATACCATGCTGAAACGCAGATCCATTCGGTCATTCAGCAACCGTGCGATAGAATTGGGCGTTTTCGAAAACGCAGTAAAAATCGCGGCGTCTGCTCCAAGCGGAGCCAACCGTCAAGCTTGGTTCTTTGCCATCATTCAGAATCCAGAAGTAAAAAAACAAATTCGCGACGCCGCTGAGAAAGTCGAGTTCGAATTTTACCACGAGAAAGCGCCCGCGACGTGGCTCGAAGACTTAAAGCCATTTGGAACGAATCACCAAAAGCCCTACCTAACCGAAGCTTCAACACTCATTGCTGTCTTCAGTCGAACATGCATTGAAAACCGTGAAAAGCCAGATGCGCCCCTACGTGCCTACTATCCGATCGAATCTACCGGGATTGCCACTGGCTTTTTGATTTCCGCACTTCATCAGTCTGGAATTGCCACACTCACACACACGCCGAAACCTATGTACTTTTTGAACCAGGTCCTTAAGCTAGATAAAACCTATCGTCCGTTTATGATCATAGTAGCCGGCTATCCGAAAATACCCATTGCCCTACCTGAAATTTCAAGAAAGCCATTTTCCGAAGTGTCAAATTTCTATTGA
- a CDS encoding DUF1311 domain-containing protein translates to MTTLKIIRTAVALALIALSAISADAGEADCTDSNIGEYAECALTKLAILEADLKTVYSQLITKVGAVDHSVRSPETLTATRARLEKSQTAWTGFREVDCLLKGAEMLGSQGHDLLVYQCRLEHTDLRLKYLRSLSI, encoded by the coding sequence ATGACGACTTTGAAAATCATCCGCACGGCGGTGGCTCTTGCATTGATCGCCTTATCTGCAATTTCTGCGGATGCTGGCGAAGCAGATTGCACAGACTCAAACATAGGCGAGTACGCGGAATGCGCCCTTACGAAGCTCGCCATTCTAGAGGCGGATCTCAAAACTGTTTACAGCCAGCTTATCACCAAAGTGGGAGCCGTAGATCATAGTGTTCGCTCACCCGAAACGTTAACGGCCACTCGCGCTCGACTTGAAAAGTCGCAGACGGCTTGGACCGGGTTTCGGGAAGTCGATTGCCTCCTAAAAGGTGCCGAAATGCTCGGGAGCCAGGGGCATGATCTCTTGGTTTATCAGTGCCGGCTCGAACACACCGACCTGCGCCTAAAATACCTTCGATCGCTCTCGATTTAA
- a CDS encoding HEAT repeat domain-containing protein has product MVSIRFLVLAIAVLVVSINANAAIKSRGSIDGQAIDKEIKASMRQTLLALDLPFANRIASLRSQGPAGYKNLRSIMFDPESKIDARWRSTMAVGRLGGRLSLPELERASKADVWELRSAALIAVSRIDRRTASVWARRLLKDKALLVRLTAVETLEGIQDRAAVADLWAQLDNRQNFKRNRSLFIRRRIVEALTRLESPESSARFASLLDEDDPQILNSAITALEKLTGQTMGKPTDPLARRRALWQQWQMSRG; this is encoded by the coding sequence ATGGTATCTATTCGTTTTTTGGTTTTGGCAATCGCGGTTCTAGTTGTTTCGATAAACGCGAATGCCGCAATTAAGAGTCGTGGTTCGATTGACGGACAAGCGATTGACAAAGAAATAAAGGCGTCTATGCGCCAAACGTTGTTGGCATTGGATCTGCCGTTTGCGAATCGTATTGCATCTTTGCGATCACAGGGACCAGCTGGCTACAAAAATCTGCGCTCTATCATGTTCGACCCTGAAAGCAAGATAGATGCTCGATGGCGATCCACGATGGCAGTCGGTCGGCTAGGTGGACGCTTGAGCTTGCCAGAACTTGAGCGAGCGTCGAAAGCGGATGTGTGGGAACTTCGAAGTGCGGCTTTGATTGCGGTTTCTCGAATCGACCGCCGCACAGCTTCGGTTTGGGCGAGAAGGCTTCTCAAAGACAAGGCACTTCTTGTGCGGTTGACAGCAGTCGAGACCCTCGAGGGTATTCAAGACCGCGCAGCCGTCGCGGACCTTTGGGCGCAATTGGACAATCGACAAAACTTCAAACGTAATCGCAGTTTGTTTATCCGTCGGCGGATCGTCGAGGCATTGACCAGGTTAGAGTCGCCCGAATCATCGGCGCGATTTGCATCGCTGTTAGACGAAGATGATCCACAGATTTTAAATTCCGCTATCACAGCGTTAGAAAAACTAACCGGTCAAACAATGGGTAAGCCAACCGACCCATTAGCCCGCCGCCGCGCCCTCTGGCAGCAATGGCAAATGTCGCGCGGATGA
- a CDS encoding ATP-binding cassette domain-containing protein produces MGQVIRVRNLNKTFLRSKKQSSLLQRLNPFGQVQEQMTALKSLDLDIDKGESLAFIGPNGAGKSTTIKILTGILHPTTGEAEVLGLVPWRDRIQLSYRIGSVFGQKSQLWLHLPATDTFELLSRVYELDRAKFKRRRDELISLFEIEEYKDVPVRKLSLGQRMRCEIAASLLHEPEILFLDEPTIGLDPVAKSSIRDLIRRANSETGVTVFLTSHDAGDIESLCRRTVIINRGTSVFDGPTNQLRRQVLKKKEIDLKLRTEISESAAASLMREGVEVLKAKGYGLKVSVDTERVGIDQVVGGLLGQFDVEDIVIAAAPLEEIIAAIYSSKDVTLLGRP; encoded by the coding sequence ATGGGACAGGTCATTCGAGTTCGAAATTTAAACAAAACATTTCTCCGCTCTAAAAAGCAGTCATCTCTGCTTCAGCGACTAAATCCGTTTGGACAAGTGCAGGAACAAATGACGGCGCTTAAGTCTTTGGATTTGGACATCGACAAAGGCGAATCACTTGCGTTTATCGGCCCCAATGGCGCTGGCAAATCAACGACGATTAAAATTCTTACCGGAATCTTACATCCAACGACGGGGGAGGCAGAAGTACTTGGGCTCGTGCCCTGGCGGGACCGTATTCAACTTTCCTACCGAATTGGGTCGGTGTTTGGGCAAAAGTCTCAGCTTTGGCTACATTTGCCGGCGACTGACACATTCGAACTTTTGTCCAGAGTCTATGAGCTTGATCGAGCGAAGTTTAAACGACGTCGCGACGAGTTGATTTCCCTATTCGAAATCGAAGAATACAAAGACGTTCCGGTCAGGAAGCTTTCGCTTGGTCAACGGATGCGCTGCGAGATCGCAGCCAGTCTCTTGCACGAGCCCGAAATTCTTTTTCTCGATGAGCCTACAATCGGCCTCGATCCGGTAGCGAAGTCGAGCATCCGCGATCTTATACGGCGAGCTAATTCGGAAACCGGTGTCACCGTGTTTTTAACGTCGCATGATGCGGGCGATATCGAAAGCTTGTGCCGGCGCACTGTTATAATCAATCGCGGAACGTCGGTTTTTGACGGCCCGACAAATCAACTGCGCCGTCAGGTTTTAAAGAAAAAAGAAATCGATTTGAAGCTGAGAACAGAAATTTCAGAATCTGCCGCCGCGAGCCTGATGCGTGAGGGCGTCGAAGTACTGAAGGCGAAGGGATACGGCTTGAAAGTTTCCGTCGACACAGAGCGTGTTGGAATCGATCAAGTGGTCGGTGGCTTGTTAGGTCAGTTTGATGTTGAGGACATTGTCATCGCTGCCGCGCCTTTGGAAGAAATCATCGCCGCGATTTATTCGTCTAAAGACGTCACATTGTTGGGAAGGCCCTAA